A region of the Denitrificimonas caeni genome:
AAACTTTTCCCTAAAGCTTTAGCTGAGCGTGGGAAAAAAGAAAAATTCAAAATTGACTTGTTCACTGGTGCGTCGATGGGCCCAGCTGCGGATCAGTCCATGGCTGAAGCTGACATCATTAACCTGCGAGTGCCGTACCAAGGCAATCCCGTCCAGCGTAAAAAAATTAACGCAGGCGAAATTTTTTATATTGACCAGCATTTATCACATGTTGCCGAGTCGATTCGTCAAGGTACGTACCCAAGTCTTGACTACGCAATTATTGAAGCGGCTGCCATTACTGAAGATGGCGATATTATCCCGACTGGTTCTGTAGGTAACTCACCTATATTCCTTGATACCGCTAAGCATGTGATTATCGAGCTAAATATCAGTGCACCACCTGAGTATGAAGGCATGCATGATATTTATATGCAGAGTGCAGCAGGTGAAAATACCCGTGAAGCTATTCCAATATTTGAAGTGAGCAAGCGCATTGGTACACCGGGAATGAAAGTTGATTCAGCGAAAGTACGCGGTATCATTATTTCTAGCGAGCCTGATATTCCTTCACCACTGTTTGAGCCCAACGCTGAAACCCAGCAAATTGCTGACAATCTACTGAGCTTTTTAGGCGAAGAAGTTAAAGCAGGTCGTTTAACTGAAAGCCTTGCGCCGTTGCAGTCAGGTGTTGGTTCGGTGGCAAACGCTGTGCTTAATGGTATGAAAACCTCTGGCTTTAAAGACATCGTTGTTGCTTCTGAAGTGCTGCAGGATGGTGTATTTGACTTGATTGATGCTGGGGTCGTGAAGTTTGCGGCTGGTACGGCATTGTCACTGTCGAAAAAGCGAGTTGAGAGCCTAGGTAAAGATCTGGCGAAGTACAAAGATAAAATTGTTTTTCGTCCGCAAGAAATCTCCAACCACCCTGAAGTCATTCGTCGTCTGGGTATTATCTCGTTCAATACTGCACTAGAGGTGGATATTTACGGTAACGTAAACTCAACGCACGTTGGCGGCACGCACATGATGAACGGTATTGGTGGCTCAGGTGATTTCGCCCGTAACGCGCGCATCACTATTTTTGTGACGCAATCCACCGCTAAAGACGGAAAAATCTCTGCAATTGTACCTTTCGTAGCCCATGTGGATCACACCAATCATGATGTTGACGTGATCATCACTGAGCAAGGCTATGCAGACTTGCGCGGTTTAGCGCCAACTCAGGCAGCTGAGCGTATTATCGAAAACTGCATGCACCCTGATTATAAGCAGCAGGCCCGTGATTACTTAGCAGCAGCCAAAGAGCGTGGCGGCCAAACTCCGCACGTTTTAGAAAAAGCCTTCTCTTGGCACACTAACTTGGCTGAAAAAGGCACAATGCTAATCAAGTAAGTCGCTCGGGTGGCTGGGGTGTCACAAAGGTGGTACTCCAGCATCTAGATTGGATACAGAATAAAGGCGGATGTTTAACAGCATCTGCCTTTTTTGTGGGCGCAGTAAAATTAAGGCAAGCAGTATGCTGCAGATAGGGCCTGCATCAGGAGACTTTTATTAGCGGTATGCTCAGCTGCTCCAGTAACTGGGCTTGGGCATGACAGTCTTGCTGTTCTGCAGTGGGTTGCAGCTGCTGGTAGCTACCATCACTTTGTAATAGCCAAGCATGGGTATTGTCTTTGAGGTAGGTCAACAGCTCTTTTTTGACCCGCGCCAGCATTTTTTTGCCTTCTAATGGGAAGCAGGTCTCGATGCGCTTATCGAGGTTGCGCTCCATCCAATCCGCGCTGGACAGCAGCAGTTGCTCGTCAGCGCCACTGTTTAAAAAGTAAAAAACGCGGCTATGTTCAAGGAACTGACCAATGATTGAACGCACTTGGATATTGTGTGAAACCCCGGCAATTCCAGGGCGTAAACAGCACATGCCGCGCACAATGAGATCAATTTCTACGCCTGCTTGGCTGGCTTTGTAGAGGGCTTTAATCATACGGGCATCGGTCAGGGCATTGACCTTGATGATAATGCGCGCAGGTTGACCGGCGTCGGCATTACTGGCTTCGCGGGCAATTAAATCCAGTAGTGTTTTTCTTAGGGTAAAAGGTGCGTGAAAGAGTTTTTTCATGCGTAAGGTTTTACCCATACCTATCAGCTGACTAAATAACTTGGAGACATCTGCGCAGAGCTCTGGGTTAGCGGTCAGTAAACTGTAATCTGTGTATAGGCGTGCATTGCCAGCATGGTAATTGCCAGTGCCAAGGTGGGCATAACGGACAAAGTTACCGTTTTCGCGGCGTAAAATGGATGCGATTTTAGCGTGCGTTTTAAAACCAACTACGCCGTAAATAACCACTGCACCAGCGGCTTGTAAGCGACTGGCCAGAGCAAGGTTTGATTCTTCATCAAAACGTGCGCGCAACTCAATGACGACAGTGACTTCTTTGCCGTTACGCGCCGCATCAACCAAAGCGTCAACAATCTCAGAGTTAGCGCCGGCGCGGTACAGGGTTTGTTTAATGGCCAGCACATAGGGATCTTTAGCGGCATGGCGCAGCAAATCAATAACAGGGGTGAAAGACTCAAATGGGTGGTAGAGCAAGATATCCTGCTTGCTGATGGCTTGAAAAATATTCTCACTGTTTTGCAGTGCTTTGGGGATGGCTGGGGTAAATGCTGGAAACTGTAAGTGTGGGTGACTGGCAAGATGGGTCACGCTAAATAAGCGTGTTAAGTTAACAGGGCCATTGACTTGATACAGCTCAGCGGGCGCTAAGCCAAACTGGTTGAGCAAAAAATCAACTAAGTGAGCAGGGCAGGTATCTGCAACTTCTAAACGCACGGCATTGCCAAAACGGCGCGAGTAGAGTTCGCCTCTGAGTGCTCGGGCTAAGTCTTCTACACCTTCGGCATCGACAGATAAGTCAGCATTGCGGGTTAATCTAAACTGATAGCAACCGCGCACACTCATGCCATGAAATAAGTCATCAGCATGGGCATGAATCATTGAGGATAAAAAAACATAGTTAACCCCAGGGCCGCCAACGTCTTCTGGGATTTGAATAATGCGTGGTAATAAGCGCGGTGCTGGCAAAATGGCTAAGCCAGAGTCGCGACCAAAGGCATCGACGCCTTCCAGCTCAACAATAAAGTTTAAACTTTTATTGACCAGCAGCGGAAAGGGGTGGGTGGGATCAAGGCCTATAGGGGTAATGATTGGCGCAATTTCTTCTTCAAAATATGCTTTGACCCAAGCCTGAATTTGACTGGTCCATTTGCGGCGGCGGACAAAACGTATGTCTTGTTTGGCCAGTTCTGGCAGCAATATATCGTTAAGGATTTGATATTGACGATCAACTTGCTCGTGTACCACTTCAGCAATGCGCGCTAGAGCTTGGTGCGGTTGTAAGCCGTCAGCATCTGCTTGCTCGCGCGCAAAAGTGATTTGTTCTTTTAATCCAGCTACGCGAATTTCAAAAAACTCATCGAGGTTGCTGGAGAAAATAAGCAAAAATTTCAAACGCTCGAGCAGTGGAGTGCTTGCATCGAGCGCTTGTTCTAAAACACGAATGTTAAATTGCAGTTGTGATAATTCTCGATGCAAATATAGGCTGCTGTCATCGAGGTTCGGCGGCGCTATGGCGGCGCAGGATGCATTGCTTGCTGTTACCGCGTTTGCGGTGTGCAGATTGTGCTCAGTATCTTGAGTGGGCTGCTTAGATCCTGCGTTGCGCATAGACTCTCCGTTATAAGTTAAACGCCTTGTTTAAGCTGCTTGGCTGCATGCACCGCAAAGTAGGTAAGGATGCCGTCGGCTCCGGCACGTTTAAACGCCACCAAGGACTCCATAATCACTGCTTCGCTTAACCAGCCATTTTCAATGGCAGCCATGTGCATTGCGTACTCGCCGCTGACTTGGTAGACAAAAGTGGGCGCTCGAAACTCTTCTTTGACGCGGTGCAGGATATCCAAGTACGGCATACCTGGCTTAACCATGACCATATCAGCACCTTCGCTGAGGTCAGTCGCAACTTCATGTAGCGCTTCGTTACTATTGGCAGGATCCATCTGGTAAGTGGATTTGTTTGCCGAGCCAAGGTTGGCAGCAGAGCCAACAGCATCGCGGAATGGGCCGTAATAGGCGCTCGCGTATTTAGCCGAGTACGCCATGATGCGCACATTGGAGTGTCCAGCCAGTTCTAGGGCCTCACGAATGGCTTGGATACGGCCGTCCATCATGTCTGAGGGGGCGACAATCTGAGCGCCTGCATCAGCGTGAGACAAGGCTTGGCGTACTAATGCATCGACTGTTTCTTCATTTAGAACATAGTTGTTGTCATCTAAAATACCGTCTTGACCGTGGGTGGTGAAGGGGTCAAGGGCTACGTCGGTGATAACGCCAAGCTCTGGAAAGTGCTCGCGTAGAGCACGTACAGCGCGTTGGGCGATGCCTTCTGGGTCCCAAGCCGCAGCGGCGTCTAGTGATTTGCTTTCTAGTGGGGTGACTGGGAAGAGAGCGAGTGCTGGTATGCCAAGTTCAACCCAGAGTTCGGCTTCTTTGAGTAGTAAGTCAATGGAGAGGCGCGCCACCCCAGGCATTGAAGGAACTGCTTCACGGCGATTGCTGCCGTCTAAGACAAATACCGGGAGAATCAGGTCATCGACACTCAGCTGGTTTTCGCGCACTAAACGGCGAGAAAAATCATCACGGCGGTTGCGGCGTAATCGAGTAGCTGGAAAGATTCGGTTGGCAGTATTGATACTCACAGTGGCTCCTCATCCCGCAAAAGCGGGGATTGTGTAACGGTTTATAGACTAATAGTATGACGAAAAGATTGTGAAAGTGCGAAACCTGCAGTATTTAAATGATGTGGGTTTGTGTAGAGCCTGCAATTTGCTCTGGAAATCTACCGTTGAGCGTATATTGTCGAATAAGTCTATTGCAACAGGCGTCTGCTCTGGTATTATTCACCCCCTGTTTTCGTGCGGTACTCGACAATGGTGTTGGGTGGCGGCACGGTTATATTCGAGGAAACTCCATGAAAGCCGATACTCACCCAAATTATGTTGAAATCAACGCTACCTGCAGCTGCGGTAACGTGATCACTACTCGTTCTACCATCGGTAAAGACATCAGTATTGATGTGTGCTCTGAGTGCCACCCTTTCTATACCGGAAAACAAAAAGTGCTTGATGTCGGTGGTCGTATTGATCGCTTTAAGCAGCGCTTCGGTGGTTTTGGCGCAACAAAGTAATGAGTATGTAAATGACCAATATACAATCGGTCGTGGCAATACTGAAAAAAGCGTCCTTAATGGGCGCTTTTTTTTTGCTGCTATCTTGTCATAGCTCTGCTTCGACTCTATTTTGCTCTATTAATAATGTTCCTGCTGAGCATGCAGTAGAGTACGTGGTGGATGGCGATACGTTGCGTTTACACGATCAGCGACGGGTACGCTTGATTGGCATTGATGCCCCAGAAATGGGGGGTCGCGGACGTAGCGCAGAACCTTTCGCAGTACAAGCTACGCGCCGTTTAACTGAGTTGGTGAAGGCCAATCACAATCAAGTGGGCTTGCAAGTGGGTGAGCAAAGCCATGACCGCTATGGTCGAGTTTTGGCGCACCTGTATGATCGCCATGGCTTAAGCTTGGAAGAGCAGTTAATCGCTGACGGCTTGGCCTACCATGTCGTGATTGCGCCTAATATTGCTTTAGCTGATTGTTTAGCACAGGCAGAGCAGTCCGCTCGTGAGCGGCAAGTGGGTTTATGGAAAACAGCCC
Encoded here:
- a CDS encoding succinate CoA transferase, giving the protein MSTDLSKFIRNKAFLDKVVTAEEAATWIEDGMTLGMSGFTLFGEPKLFPKALAERGKKEKFKIDLFTGASMGPAADQSMAEADIINLRVPYQGNPVQRKKINAGEIFYIDQHLSHVAESIRQGTYPSLDYAIIEAAAITEDGDIIPTGSVGNSPIFLDTAKHVIIELNISAPPEYEGMHDIYMQSAAGENTREAIPIFEVSKRIGTPGMKVDSAKVRGIIISSEPDIPSPLFEPNAETQQIADNLLSFLGEEVKAGRLTESLAPLQSGVGSVANAVLNGMKTSGFKDIVVASEVLQDGVFDLIDAGVVKFAAGTALSLSKKRVESLGKDLAKYKDKIVFRPQEISNHPEVIRRLGIISFNTALEVDIYGNVNSTHVGGTHMMNGIGGSGDFARNARITIFVTQSTAKDGKISAIVPFVAHVDHTNHDVDVIITEQGYADLRGLAPTQAAERIIENCMHPDYKQQARDYLAAAKERGGQTPHVLEKAFSWHTNLAEKGTMLIK
- the ppk1 gene encoding polyphosphate kinase 1, which translates into the protein MRNAGSKQPTQDTEHNLHTANAVTASNASCAAIAPPNLDDSSLYLHRELSQLQFNIRVLEQALDASTPLLERLKFLLIFSSNLDEFFEIRVAGLKEQITFAREQADADGLQPHQALARIAEVVHEQVDRQYQILNDILLPELAKQDIRFVRRRKWTSQIQAWVKAYFEEEIAPIITPIGLDPTHPFPLLVNKSLNFIVELEGVDAFGRDSGLAILPAPRLLPRIIQIPEDVGGPGVNYVFLSSMIHAHADDLFHGMSVRGCYQFRLTRNADLSVDAEGVEDLARALRGELYSRRFGNAVRLEVADTCPAHLVDFLLNQFGLAPAELYQVNGPVNLTRLFSVTHLASHPHLQFPAFTPAIPKALQNSENIFQAISKQDILLYHPFESFTPVIDLLRHAAKDPYVLAIKQTLYRAGANSEIVDALVDAARNGKEVTVVIELRARFDEESNLALASRLQAAGAVVIYGVVGFKTHAKIASILRRENGNFVRYAHLGTGNYHAGNARLYTDYSLLTANPELCADVSKLFSQLIGMGKTLRMKKLFHAPFTLRKTLLDLIAREASNADAGQPARIIIKVNALTDARMIKALYKASQAGVEIDLIVRGMCCLRPGIAGVSHNIQVRSIIGQFLEHSRVFYFLNSGADEQLLLSSADWMERNLDKRIETCFPLEGKKMLARVKKELLTYLKDNTHAWLLQSDGSYQQLQPTAEQQDCHAQAQLLEQLSIPLIKVS
- the hemB gene encoding porphobilinogen synthase; translated protein: MSINTANRIFPATRLRRNRRDDFSRRLVRENQLSVDDLILPVFVLDGSNRREAVPSMPGVARLSIDLLLKEAELWVELGIPALALFPVTPLESKSLDAAAAWDPEGIAQRAVRALREHFPELGVITDVALDPFTTHGQDGILDDNNYVLNEETVDALVRQALSHADAGAQIVAPSDMMDGRIQAIREALELAGHSNVRIMAYSAKYASAYYGPFRDAVGSAANLGSANKSTYQMDPANSNEALHEVATDLSEGADMVMVKPGMPYLDILHRVKEEFRAPTFVYQVSGEYAMHMAAIENGWLSEAVIMESLVAFKRAGADGILTYFAVHAAKQLKQGV
- the rpmE gene encoding 50S ribosomal protein L31, with protein sequence MKADTHPNYVEINATCSCGNVITTRSTIGKDISIDVCSECHPFYTGKQKVLDVGGRIDRFKQRFGGFGATK
- a CDS encoding thermonuclease family protein; translated protein: MTNIQSVVAILKKASLMGAFFLLLSCHSSASTLFCSINNVPAEHAVEYVVDGDTLRLHDQRRVRLIGIDAPEMGGRGRSAEPFAVQATRRLTELVKANHNQVGLQVGEQSHDRYGRVLAHLYDRHGLSLEEQLIADGLAYHVVIAPNIALADCLAQAEQSARERQVGLWKTARFTPADKLNKGGFTLLQGRIKHVERNKGGVWLDLGHSVTINIPLSALQYFQGVNFEQWQGRRLKSRGWISERKGQPKRHAKWRLTVSHPSMLELQ